In the genome of Halictus rubicundus isolate RS-2024b chromosome 9, iyHalRubi1_principal, whole genome shotgun sequence, one region contains:
- the LOC143356899 gene encoding pyrimidodiazepine synthase, translating to MSSKHLAAGSVAPPIKPGKLRLYSMRFCPYAQRIHLVLDAKKIPYDVVYVNLTNKPEWLLEKSPRGKVPCIELNEGEILYESLVIAEYLDEAYSQNKLYPINPLAKAKDKLLIDRFNSVINTIYKLYVNASLGYEVFEEALTELELFEQELAKRGTAFFGGNSPGMLDLMIWPWWERSDILKILRGEQYGIPRDRFKRLSEWRSAMKENSAVKISYLNTEVHAKYMQSRLAGTPQYDLVTE from the exons ATGAGTTCAAAACATTTAGCAGCTG GATCTGTTGCTCCACCCATTAAACCTGGAAAACTACGTTTATACAGCATGCGATTTTGTCCCTATGCGCAAAGAATTCATTTAGTACTTGACGCGAAAAAAATACC ATATGATGTTGTTTATGTTAATCTGACAAATAAGCCTGAATGGCTACTGGAGAAAAGTCCCCGTGGTAAAGTTCCTTGTATAGAGTTGAATGAAGGAGAAATATTATACGAAAGCCTTGTCATTGCTGAATATTTGGATGAAGCATATTCCCAAAATAAACTTTATCCAATCAATCCTCTGGCAAAAGCCAAGGATAAATTGCTGATTGATAGATTCAATTCTGTTATAAATACTATTTATAAA ctATATGTGAATGCATCTTTGGGATATGAAGTGTTTGAGGAGGCACTAACCGAACTGGAATTGTTTGAGCAAGAACTTGCAAAGAGAGGAACTGCTTTTTTCGGTGGTAATTCTCCTGGAATGTTGGACCTTATGATTTGGCCATGGTGGGAAAGGTCAGACATACTTAAAATTTTACGAGGAGAACAATATGGTATACCGCGTGATCGTTTTAAAAGACTG tcGGAATGGAGGTCTGCCATGAAAGAAAACTCAGCAGTTAAAATCAGTTACTTAAATACTGAAGTACATGCTAAATACATGCAAAGTCGTCTTGCTGGAACACCTCAATATGATTTAGTTACTGAGTaa
- the LOC143356900 gene encoding uncharacterized protein LOC143356900 — protein sequence MQEQTEEIVQEETIMKKMQKVEDALQDSLHRVSVLENRLKTKLLTMENRERIETELEEVKEVLRKNEEKLQSLRKHNTKSFMVAGSMIFACFLLYGLYLIIFGNSII from the exons ATGCAGGAACAGACTGAAGAAATTGTGCAAGAGGAAACGATTATGAAGAAG ATGCAAAAAGTGGAAGATGCTTTGCAAGACTCTTTACATAGAGTCTCTGTACTCGAGAACAGATTGAAAACGAAATTGCTGACGATGGAAAATCGTGAGCGGATAGAGACTGAGCTGGAAGAAGTTAAGGAAGTACTTAGGAAGAATGAAGAAAAGTTGCAAAGCTTAAGAAAGCACAACACAAAATCTTTCATGGTAGCGGGGAGCATGATTTTTGCATGCTTTCTACTTTATGGATtatatttaatcatttttggaaacagtataatttaa
- the Cpsf5 gene encoding cleavage and polyadenylation specificity factor subunit 5 produces the protein MAMATTQVKGSGWPRRASNSSFEGKVVQNQSVTINRTVNLYPLTNYTFGTKEPLFEKDPSVPARFQRMRDEFDKIGMRRSVEGVLLVHEHGLPHVLLLQLGTTFFKLPGGELNAGEDEVEGLKRLLTETFGRQDGVKQEWVIEDTIGNWWRPNFEPPQYPYVPPHITKPKEHKRLFLVQLQEKALFAVPKNYKLVAAPLFELYDNSQGYGPIISSLPQSLCRFNFIYM, from the exons ATGGCGATGGCAACAACTCAAGTAAAGGGAAGTGGCTGGCCAAGAAGAGCAAGTAACAGTTCGTTTGAAGGGAAAGTGGTACAGAACCAGTCTGTAACTATCAACAGGACAGTTAATTT ATATCCTTTGACAAACTATACATTTGGAACAAAAGAGCCACTCTTCGAGAAAGATCCATCAGTGCCAGCAAGGTTTCAGCGCATGAGAGATGAATTTGACAAAATTGGAATGCGTCGCAGCGTAGAAGGAGTTTTATTGGTACATGAACACGGATTACCACATGTCCTCCTTCTACAATTGGGAACAACATTCTTCAAATT GCCTGGCGGAGAACTAAATGCAGGAGAAGACGAGGTAGAGGGCCTAAAACGGCTCCTTACAGAG ACATTCGGACGCCAAGATGGAGTCAAGCAAGAATGGGTGATAGAAGATACCATAGGAAACTGGTGGAGACCCAATTTTGAACCACCTCAGTATCCATATGTACCGCCGCATATCACCAAACCAAAGGAACACAAAAGGTTGTTCCTCGTCCAGTTACAAGAGAAAG CTTTATTCGCAGtaccaaaaaattataaactagTCGCAGCACCGTTATTCGAGTTGTATGATAATTCACAAGGATACGGACCCATCATCTCCTCTTTACCACAGTCACTTTGCAG atTTAATTTTATCTATATGTGA